DNA sequence from the Methylomonas albis genome:
AATACGTGGGGTTTTACAGCGCAGAGGTCGCTAACTTCGCCTATCGTAAAATAACGTTTAGCCGGAATAACCGGCAGTTCGTTGTTATTACTGGGTTCCAGCATATGCTTCTACTCGAGCTTTCAATTTTTGCCCTGTTCTAAAGGTCACGACACGACGAGGCGTAATCGGAATTTCTTCACCGGTTTTCGGGTTTCTTCCTGGACGACCACTTTTGTCGCGCAATTCGAACTTCCCAAACCCGGAAATTTTAACCTGCTCACCGCTTTCCAGACTTTTTTTAATTTCGTCGAAAAACAATTCTACGATTTCTTTAGCTTCTCGCTTGTTTAAACCGAGATCTTCAAATAACTTCTCTGCAATATCTGCTTTGGTTAATGCCACAATCACTCCCTCAATTTCGCATTCAGTTTAGCCGCTAAAGTGTCCAGCACTTTGCGAAATATAGCATCA
Encoded proteins:
- the ihfA gene encoding integration host factor subunit alpha — encoded protein: MALTKADIAEKLFEDLGLNKREAKEIVELFFDEIKKSLESGEQVKISGFGKFELRDKSGRPGRNPKTGEEIPITPRRVVTFRTGQKLKARVEAYAGTQ